In Chlorocebus sabaeus isolate Y175 chromosome 19, mChlSab1.0.hap1, whole genome shotgun sequence, a single genomic region encodes these proteins:
- the HDAC10 gene encoding polyamine deacetylase HDAC10 isoform X12, whose protein sequence is MGTALVYHEDMTATRLLWDDPECEIERPERLTATLDRLRQRGLEQRCLRLSAREASKEELGLVHSPEYVSLVRKTQVLGEEELQALSGQFDAIYFHPSTFHCARLAAGAGLQLVDAVLTGAVRNGLALVRPPGHHSQRAAANGFCVFNNVAIAAAHAKQKHGLHRCVPGWLQGCGPRRHSKGRHRWILIVDWDVHHGQGIQYLFEDDPSVLYFSWHRYEHGRFWPFLRESDADAVGRGQGLGFTVNLPWNQVGMGNADYVAAFLHLLLPLAFEFDPELVLVSAGFDSAIGDPEGQMQATPECFAHLTHLLQVLASGRVCAMLEGGYHLESLAESVCMTVQTLLGDPAPPLSGPMVPCQSALESIQSARAAQAPYWKSLQLQGQCGQVLGCRIPPQAPCSGYDSELSLDVTPVLTSPSTHSPEGRPPPLLPGGPMCKAAAPAPAPSSLLDQPCLCPAPSVRTTVALTAPDITLVLPPDVIQQEGSALREETEAWARPHESLARKEALTALGKLLYLLDGMLDGQVNSGIAATPASAAAATLDVAIQRGLSHGAQRLLCVALGQLDRPPDLAHDGRTLWLNIGGKEAAALSMFQVSTPLPVGP, encoded by the exons ATGGGGACCGCGCTTGTGTACCATGAAGACATGACGGCCACCCGGCTGCTCTGGGACGA ccccgAGTGCGAGATTGAGCGCCCTGAGCGCCTGACCGCAACCCTGGACCGCCTGCGGCAGCGCGGCCTGGAACAGAGGTGTCTGCGGTTGTCAGCCCGCGAGGCCTCGAAagaggagctgggcctggtgcACAG CCCAGAGTATGTGTCTCTGGTCAGGAAGACCCAGGTCCTAGGCGAGGAGGAGCTGCAAGCACTGTCCGGACAGTTCGACGCCATCTACTTCCACCCG AGTACCTTTCACTGTGCACGCCTGGCCGCAGGGGCTGGACTGCAGCTGGTGGATGCTGTGCTCACGGGAGCTGTGCGAAACGGGCTTGCCCTGGTGAG GCCCCCCGGGCACCACAGCCAGAGGGCAGCTGCCAACGGGTTCTGCGTGTTCAACAATGTGGCCATAGCAGCTGCACATGCCAAGCAGAAGCACGGGttacacaggtgtgtgccaggcTGGCTGCAGGGGTGTGGACCCAGGCGACACAGCAAGGGGCGGCACAGGTG GATCCTCATCGTGGACTGGGATGTGCACCATGGCCAGGGGATCCAGTATCTCTTTGAGGATGACCCCAG CGTCCTTTACTTCTCCTGGCACCGCTATGAGCATGGGCGTTTCTGGCCTTTCCTTCGAGAGTCAGATGCAGACGCAGTGGGGCGGGGACAGGGCCTCGGCTTCACTGTCAACCTACCCTGGAACCAG GTCGGGATGGGAAACGCTGACTACGTGGCTGCATTCCTGCACCTGCTGCTCCCACTGGCCTTTGAG TTTGACCCTGAGCTGGTGCTGGTCTCAGCAGGATTTGACTCAGCCATCGGGGACCCTGAG GGGCAAATGCAGGCCACACCAGAGTGCTTCGCCCACCTCACACATCTGCTGCAGGTGCTGGCCAGCGGCCGGGTCTGCGCCATGCTGGAG GGCGGCTACCACCTGGAGTCACTGGCTGAGTCAGTGTGCATGACAGTACAGACGCTGCTGGGCGACCCGGCTCCACCCCTGTCAGGGCCCATGGTGCCATGTCAGAG TGCCCTGGAGTCCATCCAGAGTGCCCGTGCTGCCCAAGCCCCGTACTGGAAGAGCCTGCAGCTGCAAGGTCAGTGTGGCCAGGTGCTAGGCTGCAGGATCCCACCTCAGGCTCCGTGCAGTGGCTATGACTCTGAACTGTCCCTAGATGTGACCCCTGTGCTGACGAGCCCCAGCACCCACTCCCCAGAGGGGAGGCCTccacctctgctgcctggggGTCCCATGTGTAAGGCAgctgcacctgcacctgcaccGAGCTCCCTCCTGGACCAGCCGTGCCTCTGCCCTGCACCCTCTGTCCGCACCACTGTTGCCCTGACAGCGccagatatcacactggtcctgCCCCCTGATGTCATCCAACAGGAAGGGTCAGCCCTGAGGGAGGAGACAGAAGCCTGGGCCAG GCCACATGAGTCCCTGGCCCGGAAGGAGGCCCTCACTGCACTTGGGAAGCTTCTGTACCTCTTAGATGGGATGCTGGATGGGCAG GTGAACAGTGGCATTGCAGCCACTCCAGCCTCTGCTGCAGCAGCCACGCTGGATGTGGCTATTCAGAGAGGCCTGTCCCACGGAGCCCAGAG GCTGCTGTGTGTGGCCCTGGGACAGCTGGACCGGCCTCCAGACCTCGCCCATGACGG GAGGACTCTGTGGCTGAACATCGGGGGCAAGGAGGCAGCCGCCCTATCCATGTTCCAAGTCTCCACACCACTGCCAGTG